In Ciconia boyciana chromosome 3, ASM3463844v1, whole genome shotgun sequence, a genomic segment contains:
- the LOC140650290 gene encoding WD repeat and coiled-coil-containing protein isoform X2 has protein sequence MELGKAKLLRTGLNALYQAIHPVHGIAWTDGKQVILTSLHLHNGEPKFGDSSVVGQFEHVHGLYWGPCPPDAPALLAVQHKKHITIWQLCFNVTERNKLLVSQICDISEPFPVLPQGCVWHPKKEILAVLTTRDASVLHSVHLNNSRIKADIKGSGLIHCACWTKEGNRLVVGVGSALHSYLWDDAQKTLNACSFCPIFDVGGYICAVEATLNFQVAVATELPLDKICGLNAGVAFEVPASIETESFPSQSSLCGEEEYSMDGGKKSLDSEKPLSVVTSPVDLTHILSSKQGADSSPLLHLRPKDYLTGSGQDSSHLILVTFERKVTSTKKVSIPGILVPDIMAFDPKMQTVSVASNTCNVILVYSLTSANLPNIQQIQLEKNEKPKGLCFLTNKLLLILVGRQKFTDPAFLPSSRSDKYMIRLMIKELIFEMGPSASVNGSSSLNLSNIPHDLSTDVHPLSRGLVIPDRAAIQSPTSRRKLIEEIKSPLYEQSLSLNVSDLKDKNISMNFPPAVESLDAEPVNRTAALSATSLAFSNKPTSPKRQAEAASKIPNSYRNSLFSEKETSYFLKNVEKLSGNFTELQHHLCELTELLKSGKRNPPVYPSSQEPSFINITCQKQLSRSDSDERRAVILCGGKLRLNIVQQIFNLSLVEMQHAGNVSLNSLTPHELYFISSST, from the coding sequence ATGGAGCTAGGAAAGGCGAAGCTTCTGAGAACTGGCCTTAATGCTTTATACCAAGCAATTCACCCTGTGCATGGTATTGCCTGGACAGATGGGAAACAGGTGATACTAACTTCTTTACACCTTCATAATGGAGAACCAAAATTTGGTGACTCGAGTGTTGTCGGTCAGTTTGAACATGTCCATGGGCTCTACTGGGGCCCGTGTCCCCCTGAtgccccagctctgcttgctGTTCAACATAAAAAGCATATCACCATTTGGCAGCTCTGTTTCAatgttacagaaagaaataagctCTTAGTTTCTCAGATATGCGACATCAGTGAGCCGTTTCCAGTGCTCCCCCAAGGGTGCGTGTGGCATCCGAAGAAGGAGATCTTGGCTGTGCTAACTACACGGGATGCCTCCGTCTTACACTCTGTTCACCTCAACAACTCAAGGATTAAAGCAGATATTAAAGGCAGCGGCCTCATCCACTGCGCTTGTTGGACGAAGGAAGGCAATCGCTTAGTAGTGGGAGTAGGCAGTGCCCTTCATTCTTACTTGTGGGATGATgctcagaaaacactgaatgcTTGTTCTTTTTGCCCGATCTTTGATGTAGGAGGCTACATCTGTGCTGTGGAAGCTACTCTGAATTTCCAAGTTGCTGTTGCCACCGAGCTTCCTCTAGACAAAATCTGTGGCTTAAATGCTGGCGTTGCATTTGAAGTTCCGGCGAGCATTGAAACAGAGTCCTTCCCCTCACAGTCCAGCTTATGTGGTGAAGAAGAGTATTCCAtggatggggggaaaaaatcactGGACTCTGAGAAGCCGTTGTCTGTTGTTACATCTCCTGTGGATCTAACTCACATACTTTCTAGCAAGCAGGGTGCTGATTCCAGTCCTCTTCTTCATCTGAGGCCCAAGGACTACCTAACAGGAAGTGGCCAAGATTCTTCACATCTCATCTTGGTGACTTTTGAAAGAAAGGTTACCTCTACCAAAAAAGTTAGCATCCCAGGCATTCTGGTTCCTGATATAATGGCTTTTGACCCCAAAATGCAAACTGTGTCGGTTGCCTCCAATACTTGTAACGTTATTTTAGTCTATTCACTGACTTCTGCCAATTTACCCAATATTCAACAAATTCAGctagagaaaaatgagaaaccAAAGGGTCTGTGTTTCTTGACCAATAAATTGTTACTGATACTGGTTGGAAGACAAAAATTCACTGACCCtgcatttcttccctcttcaaGATCAGATAAATACATGATCCGATTGATGATTAAGGAACTAATATTTGAAATGGGTCCATCTGCATCAGTTAATGGGAGCTCCAGTTTGAACCTTTCAAACATACCTCATGATCTCTCTACAGATGTTCACCCTCTCAGCCGTGGACTCGTGATACCAGATCGTGCTGCCATTCAGTCCCCTACCAGCAGAAGGAAACTCATTGAAGAAATTAAGAGTCCTCTTTATGAACAAAGCTTGTCATTGAACGTGAGTGACctcaaagataaaaatatttccatgaatTTTCCTCCAGCTGTTGAGTCTCTCGATGCTGAACCAGTTAATCGGACTGCAGCACTGTCTGCCACATCGCTGGCATTTTCTAACAAGCCAACATCTCCaaaaaggcaggcagaggcagcttcCAAAATACCAAATTCTTACAGGAATAGCCTATTCAGTGAAAAGGAGACAAgttactttttgaaaaatgtagaaaaactgTCTGGTAACTTCACAGAATTACAGCATCACCTCTGTGAATTAACTGAGCTGCTAAAATCTGGGAAGAGAAATCCTCCAGTGTACCCATCTTCTCAGGAACCCTCTTTTATTAACATCACGTGCCAG